Below is a genomic region from Geoglobus acetivorans.
CAAGGAAGTCCTCAACCTTGAGGTTCAGGATATCGTCAAGGGTAGCGTTCTCGGGAAGAATACCCATCCTGTGGAGCTTCTTGATTACCTGCTGTGCCTTGGCTTTGGCTATTTCACCCTCTCTGCCGGGATAGTTAACCTTTGCAAGCAGGTCTCTTGCAACTCTTCTGTACTTTCTGAGGAGGTTCTGAAATCTCCAGAGTTCTCTCTTGTTTCTGAGGCCGTATTTGATCACTAATGGCATCTCCCTTTCGAGTCTGACTCTATCCCATGGCTTGGTTGGGGTGGTGTACTTCTTTCTTGCCTTTTTAGGATCACCCATTCAGCTCACCTCATTTCTTCCTTCTAATAACTCCTACCGTGGCACCCTTTCTGCCGGTAGACCTGGTTCTCTGGCCTCTCACCTTGTGGCCTCTGGCGTGCCTGACTCCTCTGTATGCCTTGGCTCTTATCATTCTCTCAATGTCAAGCATCCTCGCGAAGTCTATATCCTTGTTCAGCAGGTGAAGGTCTTTACCGGTGTGGTAGTCCTTTCTCCTGTTCAGCATCCATGTAGGCAGGGACTCTATTTCCTCTTCGACAAACTTCTTCAGCTTTTCCAGGTTCTCGTCGTCCAGTTCTCCAAGTTTAACCATTCCGTCCACGCCGAGCTGGTTTACTATTGACCTTGATAATCTCAGCCCTATGCCCTTTATTCCTGTAAGAGCGTGAATTACTGGCTTGTTCCCATCCAGGTCAGTATCAGCAATTCTCACAATGTGTTTGAAGCCGTCCTCCATAGTTATCACCTTCTGCCAACTGCCTTTAAGAGAAGATATTTAAAGATTGCTGATGCGCCGATGGCAGAATCCTGCCTCCCGCCGGGAGTGGGTTTCGGAAAATCTGAATAATGGATTGACAAAAAACCGATCAGTTTTTGTTGAGTACGATAACTTCCGCTTTTGGCTCCCTCCTTCTGAAAGCAAAATCTTTTGCTGCGACTATGGCTTCACAGAATGGAACGCAGTCAAAACATCTGTTTCTCAGCAGGTTGCATTC
It encodes:
- a CDS encoding 30S ribosomal protein S13 → MEDGFKHIVRIADTDLDGNKPVIHALTGIKGIGLRLSRSIVNQLGVDGMVKLGELDDENLEKLKKFVEEEIESLPTWMLNRRKDYHTGKDLHLLNKDIDFARMLDIERMIRAKAYRGVRHARGHKVRGQRTRSTGRKGATVGVIRRKK
- a CDS encoding 30S ribosomal protein S4; this translates as MGDPKKARKKYTTPTKPWDRVRLEREMPLVIKYGLRNKRELWRFQNLLRKYRRVARDLLAKVNYPGREGEIAKAKAQQVIKKLHRMGILPENATLDDILNLKVEDFLERRLQTIVYRQGLAKTIKQARQMIVHGHIAVDGRRVTSPSFIVEREMEGKIGYYANSPFTKQQVVEG